The stretch of DNA AATTTGCAGGTTTGATAGTGCTTTCATTCACTGATTAATACAATACTAATTATACAAGGAGGAATACCATGCAGACGGATATGAGTAAAACAACAAAACAAAGGGCTGCCGAAAAGAAAAAATCCAGGGCAGGAAAGATATTAGCCATTATAATAATAGCGGTTATTGTATTATCAGCTTCAGCACTTTTTATATATGTTGATAAGCTTCTTAAAAACCCATACTTTTATGAGGGTATATCGGTAGATGGTATTGATTTGGAAGGTATGACGGTTGAAAAAGCAATAGATGAGGTACGTAAGAAACATCAGCCGGAGCTAGATGCCATAAATATATCTTTACAATTTGGAGAACGGATATGGCAATTTAATTATGAGGATATAGATGCTAAGATAAATGTAGAAGATGTAGTTAAAGAGGCATACCAAACTGGTCGTAATGGAAAAGTTATAGACAGAATAAAAAAAATACATGAGGTAAGGCAAGTCGGTGTAGAATTCAATACAGCGCTCACATACAATGTAGAAAAACTTCGATCTAGAATAGAGGACATTTCAAAGGAAATAAATTTGGCACCTGTGGACGCCACGATAAAGTTCAATCCCAATACTGTGAAATTTAGTTTTACAGAAGAAGCATCAGGTAGGGGGATGCTAGTCGACAAGACTATGGAGGATATAAAGGCCAAAGTGGATGCAGGGGACTATTCGCCATATAAGATCCCAGTGGAAGAATTAAAACCAAAGTATACCCTTCAAGAGGTTAAAACATGGACCAGTAAGCTATCTGAATTTTCTACTAAATTGACAGGTAGTGCAGAGAGGGTATACAATATTAAGTTATCAGCTAAGAGCTTTAACGGCGTATGCATAGCGCCGGGGGAAGTATTTTCATTTAATGAAACTACTGGCCCTAGGGATGCGAAGCATGGTTATAAGGATGCTCCAGTTATAAAATCGGGGAAAAAGTTAGTATTGGAGCCAGGTGGAGGTAATTGTCAAACATCAAGTACACTATACGCTGCAGCCATAAGGGCTGATTTGCAGATTGCAGAGCGTTATCCCCATTCATGGCCATCGAGTTATATAGATATAGGTCAAGATGCTACTGTAAATTATCCTACTGCTGATTTTAAGATAAAAAACAACAAGGATAGTGCTGTATTTTTAAGGAGTTATGCATCAGGTGATAGATTGGTAGTAGAGGTATATGGGAAGGCAACAGATGAATATGATAAAATTGATGTTCAATCAACCGTCTTGAGTTCTACGGCAGCTCCCGCCGAAAAAGTGGTAAATGACCCCAATTTACCAAAAGGTCAAACAATTGTAGAGTACAAGTCGCGTCCAGGTTATAAGGTGCAGAGTTATAGAATCTATTATAAAAATGGGAAAGTTGTAAAAAAGGTGAAAGAGGCATATAGCCAATATCCTGTAATTAAGGGTAAAAAGGTAGTTGGTACAAAGCAGGTTGCTACTTCTCCAGCACCTCAAACCAATGGGGAACCACAACAATAAAAGCATGAAAAAGCTGAAGCTTAAATATCTTAAGGCTTCGGCTTTTTCAATTTTATGATATAATAGAGAAAAAGAGATATGGAGATGATTGATTAATGCTTTATCCGCTTATATTTGAACCGGTGTTAAAGGAACGAATATGGGGTGGCACTACGCTTCACGCAAAATATGGGAGGGAGTTGCCTTCCGACAAAGTTGGTGAGAGTTGGGACGTTGCTTGCCATAAGAATGGTATGAGTAAAATATCAAATGGTGAATTGAAAGGGAAAACCCTTAAGGAAGTTATTGATGAGTACGGCAAAGACCTATTAGGAAAAGATTTACAAGATAAACATATAAAGAAGTTTCCATTGCTTATAAAAATACTGGATGCCACAGATGTATTATCTGTGCAGGTACATCCCGATGATGAATATGCAAAGGTGCATGAAGACGGGGAGCTTGGTAAGACTGAAATGTGGTACATAATAGATGCTAAGCCAGGTGCTAAACTGGTATATGGGGTAAAGGAAGATACCACTAAAGAGCAGTTTGAAAAGGCTATAAAAGCAGGGAAACTGGAAGAATATTTAAATACCATAGATGTAGCGCCTGGTGATGTAGTATATATACCTGCAGGTATGGTACATGCAATAGGAGCAGGTATACTCATATGTGAAGTACAACAAAATTCTGATACTACTTATAGGGTATATGACTGGAATAGGGTAGATGATACAGGGAAGG from Xylanivirga thermophila encodes:
- a CDS encoding VanW family protein; the encoded protein is MQTDMSKTTKQRAAEKKKSRAGKILAIIIIAVIVLSASALFIYVDKLLKNPYFYEGISVDGIDLEGMTVEKAIDEVRKKHQPELDAINISLQFGERIWQFNYEDIDAKINVEDVVKEAYQTGRNGKVIDRIKKIHEVRQVGVEFNTALTYNVEKLRSRIEDISKEINLAPVDATIKFNPNTVKFSFTEEASGRGMLVDKTMEDIKAKVDAGDYSPYKIPVEELKPKYTLQEVKTWTSKLSEFSTKLTGSAERVYNIKLSAKSFNGVCIAPGEVFSFNETTGPRDAKHGYKDAPVIKSGKKLVLEPGGGNCQTSSTLYAAAIRADLQIAERYPHSWPSSYIDIGQDATVNYPTADFKIKNNKDSAVFLRSYASGDRLVVEVYGKATDEYDKIDVQSTVLSSTAAPAEKVVNDPNLPKGQTIVEYKSRPGYKVQSYRIYYKNGKVVKKVKEAYSQYPVIKGKKVVGTKQVATSPAPQTNGEPQQ
- the manA gene encoding mannose-6-phosphate isomerase, class I; translated protein: MLYPLIFEPVLKERIWGGTTLHAKYGRELPSDKVGESWDVACHKNGMSKISNGELKGKTLKEVIDEYGKDLLGKDLQDKHIKKFPLLIKILDATDVLSVQVHPDDEYAKVHEDGELGKTEMWYIIDAKPGAKLVYGVKEDTTKEQFEKAIKAGKLEEYLNTIDVAPGDVVYIPAGMVHAIGAGILICEVQQNSDTTYRVYDWNRVDDTGKARELHIKQALDVIDFEGKHSTEKVMGLSRQKGESQVTYYVANKYFAMEKLDVIHELEQQVNGERFFILTVVEGEGKIVYFGGTQEFKAGQSIMIPACMKDYTIEGNCTIIKSYIPDIENDIVKPLIQIGFDRKDLSKRIAGL